A segment of the Trifolium pratense cultivar HEN17-A07 linkage group LG7, ARS_RC_1.1, whole genome shotgun sequence genome:
AATGTACAACTCCATGAAATGAAAGGAAAATAGAGGGAGTAATATTTGTTTAAAACGACACTTATTTTAAATCGATGTTCATTTTGAAACAATTCTTTTTGTTTAAAACGACACTATTTTaaaatggagggagtaatatttgtTTTCACTGCCAATTTAATCTCGTTCGAAGTTAATTCTgttatcaagtggtttcaacccTCTCCCAAACGCAGTTGCGTGGGATTGAACAAGGGAGTAATATCAAATTCCAATTTTGATACGTCTTTCAACTGATTTCTTAAAGGTAgtattgtaataaaaaaaaaaagttcatcaaAAAACGAGTTTGATGCGCCACAACACTCTCTCTGCTTCCTCTCACACACATTCTTAATCGCACATTCTTTCCTCCTTGAAGAAGGATGGAAACCATAGATTTAAGAGTTTTTGGAAACTTAAGTCCCGTCAAAAATCAATCAAGGTTGTGGAAGGTAAGTTGTTTTTTATCATCATTTCAGACCTGTTTTCCCCTTTCTCCTTtgttttttgagtaaaaaaaatgctCCTTCGTCTTTATatgaaactttttattttatattaattaatttttatttttttatattacgTAAATGTTGTTATGCCTTTACGGCAATAATGACGGTAGAACATCTTGATAGAAGGTTGACGAATACGgttatttttaaatagtttCGAGAAGACATGAGAGGAAAATATCTATACGAAGCTTTGAAATGGATGAGAGTATATGAGTGTGTAAGAGAGTAACAATGTCCTTATTTGGGAATATGGAATGTATACCCGTTATATCATTCGTCtgtaatatttttcaaatttttatcatatgacagtttaatttaatatatacttatataggttgaattttaaattgattgGGACAATGTACAACTCcatgaaatgaaacattatcCGACAAATATTCGTCCGATCGGAGTAACAGTGCTTTGGACGCATGATATGACTACCTGACAAAGGAGTAAGtatgtatatttgtttttttatactaaatatttttattttttaagaaaaattaattaatttggtttTTTCAATTATACAAAATGGCATCTACTTTGAGCCTGCAGATATGATGAGTTTCGTCAAAACATCGCTAAATCCGGTTGGGGGACACACCCTATTGGTGATCGGTTTTGGGAGAGAGATCATCTGCGGAGTAGACATAAAGTATTGGATTATCCAGAATTCGTTGGCCCCTATTGGTGTCATCATGGCTATGCGAAATTTGCAATGAATATATGGACCTTATATGGTTACCAGCTTATTTAAGACTGTTTCTGTTTAAAAGTTCGTTTAAACATattgtcatttcatacttataaactagttcaaccgctaattttaccaaacactacaaattcaatcagctagtttatttgttataagctaaaagctaacATACCATAATTAAAGTACATGTTTTAATAAATAccttaaaaaaacaataatgaaTAATCCAATAACTCATTCACTTTCTTGaagaataaaattgtaaaaaaaaattataaaaataataccaATTTTCAATCGgatcttataattaaggacgtAGGTAGTAATAACTAATTTAAGAAATTTGTAacagagggagtaatatttGTTTAAAACGACACTTATTTTAAATCGATGTtcattttgaaacaattttttttgtttaaaacgacactattttaaaatggagggagtaatattcGGTCTCTACAATGTCTCAGTTTGTTTCAGCGCCACAACCTCAATCACCACCACCTATGCAGGCTCTCTCTTCACTATGCCATCAGCAGAGTTTTTCTGATTCAAATGTGAACTCTTCAACTACTATTGTTTCTCCTTTGCACAGTATCATGGGTTCGTTTCCGTAGGATGAAACATCGCACCTTATGAGCCTACCTAGAACAAGTTCTTGGGTTCCTGTTCAAAATTCAACCGGTTGGCCCACCAAGCTTGTTGCGGTGGATCCACTCCTTTTTCTTCGGGAACATCTCAATGTATGCTGCCTCAGGTGGAACAGTTAGGAAATCCACAGAATACCGTATCTCAAAATGCTATTACATTGCCACCGTTTCCTGGTAGGGAGTGCACAATTGATCAAGAAGGGAGCAATGATCAGCAAAGTAATCTTTTATTTGGTGTCAATATAGATCCCACGGAGCAGGATGATGagcagtggcggagctagcctAAAAAATGGGGGCGGGccgctataaatataaatcgaatatccaaaaaaaatttactaaaaaaacagtatatatatatatatatatatatatatatatatatatatatatatatatatatatatatatatatatatatatatatatatatatatatatatatatatatatatatatatatataaagcatatCATATTTAAGGGTGTATCTAATTTGAATAtctaaaaatagtcaaaagatGAACCATTacaatttttaacaaataaattttaaaaatatattatgaaatatattttatgtcaattcaTGTGTAATGTGaaaaattgattctttttaattaattcttgtatttatgtttatagtattatatgaatctctttaaaaaaaaaagtttaacaaaagattgatcaaacatgaatttttatacactaaaactctattttaaataaaaatttaagaactttattacaaaataaattacacattttttaaaacatatataaattatcTAACAATTTCAAATAGAGGGGGTTTATAACCCCCGCAAACCgttaaataattttggtttgTCCATAAATGGAGATAGAAACCCCCTCAAAACTGGAGGAAAACAAACTACACATACTATTTAGCGGGGGTGTATAACCGCCGCTAGAACacatgtatatgaaaaaaaaattaaaaatgttggggcgggccatggccctgtccagcccatgaGGGGCTCCGCCCCTGATGATGAGGTTAAAGGCAGGCCAAAACCTAGAGCAACGGGTAGAAGATGAAGTTTGGTGTTAAATGTTCTGTGTTTTCGGTGCATTCATAGCAAGGATTGGACACAAGAAGCAACATATCAGTCGTTTAGTGTTTTGGCGCAACAGCTAAAATGATTAGATTCAAACTCATTCTTTAGTTTTCATCTCAAGGCTTCTTTATACTCTTTCTCCTATTTAGTGCAATTTTAAAAGGTTAGTTTTCACTCTTACTTTGTCATATATGAACAATTTGTTCCAAAAGATAAACTTCAAATTCTTTCTCCTACAAAAGTTAAGGACATGTATGTATACATTATACCTTTTACCGGTAGTTCTGTCCGAGTTGCTTTAAATCTTTGTTAGCCAAGTCAATCTTCTTACGTACCATTGCAACTTCCTTTCTCATAGGATCTTCCATAACTTCAAGCTCCTAGTAGATTATTATAAGACAAAAAGAACAAATGAAATTAATGATTCGCATAACTGATATAATTGAACTTCAAGAACTGAAGTTTTATGCTATCAACAATATGGAAATATAAAGAAGTAATAGAAAGGTTTACTAAAATGACAGTCAGCTCAAGAAATTTTGTTCAAAAAGTGATAGTAAGCAATCTTGATTGGATAGCTCATAACTTAAGTTCGGTAAATCGTgcttaaagaaatttttaaaataaactttaaatttGAGTAATCATACTTTCTGACCGCGTGACTGCATGAATTTCCTGAGAGAATTGATCACATATGTTTTTCCTAAACACGGAACTTACTTCCCAAATGTGAGCCAAGTGCCTCGTCTCTTCTTCAGCGCGTCCAAGTTGAAGTTCAACTCTCTCTTTCACCTCCATCTTTCTCCTCTCAATCTATTCTTCCTTAGCTTGAAATGTCGAAATGGCCAACTTCGAAACATCCTCATCTTCACACTCTTCTGTTGTAAACCTCCCACTACTTTCAATGCTTACAAGGTTCTTCATTTTCTGCATTTTACCTCTCTTTCAACAAATTAGACACATATTCAAAACTTACTCCTACAGTTCTCTTATGTTTATGTCTGTTATAGCTTAGAGGCTTGTTTTGCTTTCACTTCAACATTCCTTCTATCCATCTCAACAACTAGTTTTCTCTTGTGACTTATAAAAGAAGTAAAGAGATTAATTTTCAGAaatcaacccaaattgagtTCATAAAACAATAGGCtgtcaaaacatatcatttcacgcGATCCAGAACTATACTGTTGGTATTAAAAACAAGTTATTATGTATATGCAATTTCTGtatatgcatattgtatcatataaaataaaataaattaaaatttcctatttttattttgtaacaagttggaaatattgtcatattttttatatcgtgataaaccgcacaaaccgaaccaaccctaaccgcattggtttggtttggatgactttttaaaaaccaaccgaaccgcatgcatttttatctcgcggttaggatgactttcatgctcaaaaccgaaccgcaccgcgagcacccctaccGATGCGGGACTTTCTCACATAACATAGAGATATTCACACGCTTAACATTTCTGTATTTCACCTTTCCTTTGTTTTGTGCCTCCATAACCAAAACCTTTTATCCCTCATTCACTAATCCACCAATTAGGAGTTAATTAtataatcattattttattGACTACTAATCAGAAAATTGATTTTCACAAagtaatatattatatttacaaGTGAAAAAAACTTAGCAAAAGATGATTGTTTAAAACTTCAATTTTGCATAATTTGTCTTTCTATGCTCCCTTTACCATTTTCTAACATCTGATGCGAAGAAATGCAGttaacatcaacaacattttCACCACTAACATACATTACTTTGAAAATATCATACTTCATATTGATCGAAAAACGTTCGAGATAAGGCATCATCCATTTTCTATGATCTGAGCTAAGAATCCACGAGTAACAAAATTGAAGAGATTTCCACACATGAATGCACACAACTATTGGTTTAATTTGTCCTTTCAAACATAGGCCTGAAGTCATGCCTTCCATTTTCGCAAAGCGGGATCTGAAAAGTGCCAGCACGGCGTAGGAAAGGTCATTAAGGTCATTTCTACTAGGTGTGTTTGCCGAGTTTATAGATATTATGTCTCCAGTTGAGAATTTTGCAGTTGATGAACCATCTCTTGATTCTCCAGCATATGCTTCTAGGAAGCTATGTTCCATTAATATACACATGGTTGATAATTCGGTTAGCATTGATTTCTgtaaagtaaacaaaaagttacATTAGAATCGACTCGTTCACTAATAAATGGACAAACGCTCGAGCATAGCAAAGCTAGTGAAGCTGAAAACACAACGAGTGGAGCAAAGTAGGGTCAAACTTACAAGAGTTGAAGTTAGGATCTCTTTTTCTTTATTAGATTGCTTCTGCCATGCTCCATACCATATAATCTGATTAAAGGAAACAAATATTCAGAAAAGTTAATAAAAATTAGCATCAAAAGACAGACATATGAAATGAAAGTGAACATGGAGGACAACAATGTTTTACCTGAACTGAACAATCAAAATGATTCATGTAAGTTTGGTTATAAGGCGAAAAAAAAcggattttagttaaaagtaagtttaaaataaaatgatttatgtttaGACGTGTTATGGcgaaagtgagttgaacaataaatttgagtATTAAGATTATGTTTAGAGGCAAAAACTACAAATTCTAGCTTCAAGATATAATCAAATTAGACGCAAATTAGTTCTAATAAAAAACCTCTAAACATACCAAACTCAATTTTAAGTCTTCAGAATCACTTTAATTAGGCTCTCCCAAAAGTGAATCCAAACATGGAGTAATGGCATCTGAAGTTATCATTCTCTAAAAGATAGAACTTGTATTCCAACTTCGAAGCCATAAATTCAAAGTGCAAGAAATGGATTTCACAAACTATATTAAGCAAAGTTTCGAACAAAAGGAacataaaattgaattgaaaatgGAAAAGCATAAAAGGAAGAAGTTATTACCATATTTCCATGGATGCTTCTAAATATAGAGCTTTGAACACAACCAAGATTTTGAGTAGTTAAGGAGAATTGTTTGAGACCATGAACAAGATCATCTATAATCACAATTGTTGGTTTGAAAACAAAGAAACTTATTTCcaaattattaatattgttgttAAAAGCCACAGAACATGCCATATCCTCTTGTTTTGTATATTCTTAATCTTTCAAAGATCTTctaactactactactactactttactatctactaatatatattattgttattttaagTCTTTGAGAGTGTTCAATTCAAATATGAGAAGCAAAACCATGAGACACGCATAATACACCAATTTTCCATAAGGTTGCTTTCTAGAACGATTCCAAAATTTGACTATGGTGTAGAAGAATTCAATTCAActcttgtttttgtttcttttttatttaaaccacatatatataataatatataaaatgaataagACTTGGAAATGGAACATAAAGTTGGTCACGATGGTCACATGCATTGACTACTTCAAACTTCATGCTCACGGCAAAttgtaacaaaaacaaaaatgttttaCATCTATGACTATGAAATTCTTCATTTGgacatttttatatatatatttttattacaatttCTCGAAGAAAAGATGTTGGAATTCAATTAACTTgaacaaattgttttttaaaattaaaagacgcaggacaaatataatattaaaaaatatagttcTCAGAGTatttataatattgtttttaatataaataaatagtattctgtcaagaaaaaaaaaataaataaataataacagGTAAATCCTAACTCAACTTGTGTGAGTCTATCCATTAGATTATTGGATAAAAAATAATCCTAACTCAATTTACAATGTCAATATTGTTAGCTTAAACATATTTATCCGGATTTGAACTCAGAGCCTCATAGTTGTGTGAGTTTCAGCGATGTTCGGCACTTTATTTACCAACTAAAAAATTGTGACAGGTAAGGTacactaatttttatttatcaacttttgttttaacttttgtaaTCACATATGAAAAGAATTTCACGTTATAAATGTAGACATCATAGTGTCCCCAAAAATTTCACGTTATAAATGAGGTTATGCCTTATGGGATATTCTAGTCCTATAACCCACAAGCTACGGTAGTGTTCAGTTAGTGATTAATTATTGGTGAGGTTTACACTATTTCTTGATAAAACCATTGGAGCAGCCAAATATTTTGCCTCATTTCAAGAAGGCTACCATGAGCCTGAAGTCACATCTTTCTCGTCCAAAACCATCCTCCCCCAAAGAAAAACCCCTTAAATGTCAAAAACTCCTTTAGTCTGATACGTTACGTATCATTTAATCAGTGATCGAGTATAAACCAACTAAGAATGTATGCAAGAAGGTTCAGTGTGCAACAGTAGAATAGAAGCTAAAAGCATAAATGTGAAAAACAATCAAATGGTCAGTCGaccatttattatttataatttataacaacAATCACTATAAGATTACATCTCTTATCAGGAAATTAGTGGTGAATAAAGTGACCTTGCAAAAGAATCTCAGGATACAGGTGGATTTCTTAACTCTTAAAACTCATTGCTATCCAATTTGCTCTCCAATTTTGCAATAAAAATCGTTCTAATACAGATTTCAAGAGtttaactaaaaacaaaatCGAGATTTTCACCACAATAATATATTAAGTTATCAAGTGTTAAATCCATAAATGCCGCCTTCTAGCAAAACTGTCAGTTCCTAGGATTGCGACAGAAACTGAGCCTCTTTGGAATCTAAATAAGATCAACTGTATATGGTACATTGTCACATGCTTTACCCTGCAAAAGGATAGTTGCACAAATTAAGATTTAGTATCGTTGATGTTCATTGAAAGTAAGATCGGCTACTGATACAGGAATAGAAGGGGAGAAGAAAAAACATTACATTGCTGTTTGTCAGTTTTAAATACTACAAGTTATGCTCATAATGTTTATGCCTAAGGTACAAATAAGGGTGTGCTGTTTAGGAGGCAAAAAACTACAACGAAGATTACTTCATAATGGTTAGTGACCACAACAAGGCCAGTGAAAGTGTACTATCACTCATTTACACTCTATCCTgcaaatttatcaatttatcaaCTTCAATAGTATGACAATGATCCTATATTCCACAAACCAAGCAACAAAAAGTGAAAATTATCTTTTAATCCTGCTCAGTTTTCTCCTCATCTAACTTCCTACCTACTCACTATTCATCTCCATGTAGAAAGACACCTTCAATGTCAATCACTTCACAGTTTATTTATGCATATTTTACATAATGAGTAaaataatgaaacaaaaaaatctgATAACAGTATTATCTCAAGAAAAATGAGACATCCAACACAAATGCATGTCGCTGATCATAATGAGGAAT
Coding sequences within it:
- the LOC123896851 gene encoding uncharacterized protein LOC123896851; translation: MACSVAFNNNINNLEISFFVFKPTIVIIDDLVHGLKQFSLTTQNLGCVQSSIFRSIHGNMIIWYGAWQKQSNKEKEILTSTLKSMLTELSTMCILMEHSFLEAYAGESRDGSSTAKFSTGDIISINSANTPSRNDLNDLSYAVLALFRSRFAKMEGMTSGLCLKGQIKPIVVCIHVWKSLQFCYSWILSSDHRKWMMPYLERFSINMKYDIFKVMYVSGENVVDVNCISSHQMLENGKGSIERQIMQN